Genomic DNA from Paenibacillus sp. KS-LC4:
GAATAGCTGCGATAAGGTATCGCGGCGCTCCTCCTGCTCCATCCGTTTAATGTAAGCGGCGCGATTTTGGTAAACGTCTTCGACCGTCGCCAGCAGCGTAGCTGGCGTCACCTTCTCCTCATGCAGCACCTCGCAAAAGCCGGAAGCCTTAAACGAAGCTGCGTTAAGCAGCTGGTCGCCCCGGCTCTGTGCTTTCGTAAGCGGAATGAGCAGCATCGGCTTGCGCAAATGCAGAAACTCAAAAATCGCGTTCGAGCCGGCGCGGGATAGTATAATATCGCTCATCGCCAGCACATCGGGAAGCTGCTCGTTAATGTATTCGAACTGCTTGTAATCCGCTGTCTCAAGCGCAGGCTCCACCTGTCCCTTGCCGCATAAATGCACGATGCTGAATTGGCGGGTCAGGTCGCTAAGCGCGCTGCGAACCGCCTTATTTATCGCCCGCGATCCGAGGCTGCCGCCCATAATGAGCAGAACGGGCTTCGCCTCGTCCGTCTCTACGCGCGACGCACCCTTTGCTTCTACTGCTGCTATTGCTTTTGCTGCTTCTATCGCAGGCTCTTCAGCTCTCACGCTTTTTCCCGAAATGTTCACGACCAGCTTGGCGGAATGAGCCGAATAAGCGGCGCTCCCTTGTGATGCCTGCCCTTGCGATGACTGGCCTAGCGTCTGTAAGCTGCCTGCTGCACCTGAGGCTGTTGAGGCTTCTGCATCTACTGCATCGGCTGCATCGGCTACGGGCAGCAGGCCGCAGTAGGCTCTGCCACGCGAGGCTATACCCTGCCTCAGCTCATCACGGATGACTGCGCCGACATAATGCGCCTTGCCTGCTGGCAAGTGCTGCGCGGTCTCGGGAAAAGTCGTACACACGCCCGTCGAGAAAGGGATCGCAATGCGATTGGCCAGTCCCGGTGTCAAATCCGATTCATGAATAAGCACCGGCACCCGATTAAGCCATGCGCCCAGCACAACCGGGACGGACACGAAGCCGCCCTTGGAAAAAATAACGTTCGGCTTCTCCTGCTGAATGAGCCGATAAGCTTGAAAAACCCCTTTGATGACCTTGAAGGGGTCCTTTACATTTTGCCAGTCCAAATAGCGGCGAAGCTTGCCTGTGGCAATACCATGATATGTAAGCTGCTCTAGTGGAGCAGTAAGTTGCTTTTCTATGCCGTTTTCCGATCCAATATAATGGATCTGCCAGCCAGCCTCCGCGAAACGGGGAATCAGCGCCAAGTTAACGGTCACATGACCTGCCGTCCCTCCGCCTGTAAACATAATTTTCCTGCCCATTGTCCATAACCTCCGGTTCCTTGCTGCCCGTTCTCTTCCTTGCTCTATATATGTATGACGAAAAATCTGAAAATTGTCAACTCATCTGTCTTATACTCTATGCTCAAAAATCATATGGACGGAGGCATCGGACAATCGGAGCAGCCTGATGAGCGGTGCTCCTGCTTTAATCCCGCTTCGCAGCCGGCTCTTTCACAACTGCTGGAGCCGAAAAAGCATCCGCTCCATCTTCCTCTACGTAACGCTTAAGCGCACCAAGCTTATTTTCCCAATAAAGCTCGTAGAAAGTGAGCCAGCGCTTTAGCTGCTGCAAAGGCTCCGCATCGAGCCGGTAACGGGTTTCCCGGCCAACCTTGCGCTCCTTGACCAATCCCGCCTCTGCCAAAATTCGCAAATGCTTCGATACCGCCGTCCGGCTCATCTCATAATGGCTGCTAATGACGGTGACGGGCATCTCCTCATCTACAAGCAGCCGAAGCAGGCTGCGGCGGGTCGGATCGGCAATCGCTTGAAACACCTCTGCCTTCGGCTCCGCCGCTGCATCGCTACTGCGCTTCGACATAAGTAGCCAGCCTTTGCTGAATGCCCGTCCAGCCTTTGTCCATATGGCCGCGCACGATTTCATGCGGCTGTCCGAACTCCGTCACCATTCCCTCATTCCATCCTCCATGAATGAGCGTAAACTCCGTGTGTTCTCCCACAGCCTTTAGCTCAAAGGAGAGTGTCCAATCCTTGCCCCATTTGAAGGAGAGGCGGTTAGGGGGATCAATGACCGTCACCTTGCAGGAGGACTTTCCGAACGCGCCAGCCTCCAACTGAAACTCATAGCCCTCCTCCGGCTGAAAATCATTGGGCATAAACCATGCGGCGATGCCCTCTGATGTTGCTACTGCCTTCCACACTTTGTCTATTGGCGCTTTAAGCACCAGCGTCTGCCGGATATCCGGCAGCGTTTTTGCCGCTTCGCTGCTCATTGCTGATCGTCTCCTCTTATAATTGCATTATCATCTAGGTATCTATTATCTAGGTACTATCTTCTATCTTTTAGGTGCTATTTTTTAGGTGCTATCTTCCAGTTCTCTATCTTCTAGGTACTATCTTCTAATAATCTATCATCCAGTTATCGGCTAAAGCTCTTGCGGACTCCAGATCCGTTATATACGCAAAATCATTACAATTTCGATTCTATCGGACACCAGCGCTCTTATTTGTGATTTTAAACCTCATTTACGGCTTTATTCGGCAAATAACGGCTCTCCTGTCCGCTGCCTTAGATAATTTCACTCTCTATAACAAATAGCGGAATCTGTGTCCGAGAGTTCGGACAGACATTTGATTGCCTGCTATCCTTTCAGCTGTTGCACATCTACGCCGCTAGTTATTGTGGCTAGTTTTGCAGCCAGTTTTGCCGCCAGTCATACAGCTAGTTTTGCTGCCAGTCATGCAGTCAGTTTTGCCACCAGTCATACAGCTAGTTTTGCCGCCAGTCATACAGCTAGTTTTGCTGCCAGTCATGCAGTCAGTTTTGCCACCAGTCATACAGCTAGTTTTTCCGCCAGTCATGCAGTCAGTTTTGCCACCAGTCATACAGCCAGTTTTGCCGCTAGTCATGCAGACTAGTTATACCGCCAGTCATACAGTCAGTTTTGCTACCAGTCATGCAGTCAGTTTTGCCGCTAGTCATACAGACTAGTTTTGCCACTAGTCATGCAGCAAGTTATGCCACTAGTTATTCAACTACTTATGCGGCTGGTCATTTGTATGCATACGAAACCAAAAGGTTTCCTAATGGATTATACGAAACCTTTTGGTTTCATGTCAATAAGCACTGCTCCACATCGTTTGACTACAATCATCCTGTATGATTTTGATTATCGGCGCATAAATATGGTTACATAGATAACATGAGACACTACAACAGCTGACACAAGCCACTCATTGGCAAGCAGCGCAAACACAAAGAGAAAGGCAGTGATCAATATGGGTTTTCTATGGACATTAATTATAGGAGGCATTATCGGTTGGCTCGCAGGAATCATCGTTGGACGTGACGTTCCCGGAGGCATCATTGGAAATATTATCGCAGGCTTTATCGGAGCATGGCTTGGAGGCTTGATCTTCGGCGAGCTTGGTCCAGTCATCGGCGGCTTCTATTTCATTCCAGCGTTAATTGGCGCAGTTGTGCTGGTGTTCATTCTCAGCCTAATCTTAGCTGGACGAAGAAGACGATCATAATCGTTTAAAACGAATATTTTTGAACAAGTAAATGTGGAATAACTAAACAACCTGACGCCAGAAGGCATACTGTCAGGTTGTTTGGTTTTTTAGGATATTTTTTTCGTAAGCATTAAACGACCATTAGCGACAAAACGACGTGTCGAAAAACGAATATCGTGTCATATTTTGTAATAATATATACTTTATTTTTCACTATGCTCAAAAAATATATTTATTCAAGAAATTGTGCAAATTACAAGACTTGTGTTGCTGCTCTGAGGTTGTTAATCTAGACATAGGCCTAAATAATCAGCCGCTGAAATCTAGCCTTTTTCGCCATTCGGCGGGGGCTGGAATCGGTTGTAATTGGTTTTTAATATCTGTAAAATGTTTGTAGTTACCGAAGGTTAATAGGAGGTCCTCATGTTTGCTAAACGCCTTAAACAACTCAGAAAAAAAAGAAAATACTCCATGCAGCAACTAGCGGATACCGTAGGCGTGGCTAAAAGTACCTATGCAGGCTATGAATCCGGCTATCGGCAGCCTACTTTGGAGACCATTCAAAGCATTGCGAAGAAATTAAATACGACATCCGACTATTTGCTAGGATTAACGGACTATCCTGACCAACAGGAGCCTAGCAACAATGCCAAGGAGTTTTTCAACCATGAGCAGCTTCATTGGGACGGTGTTCCGCTGGAGCAGGAGGATTTAGAGCTAGTTCGGATGCTGCTCGAACGCGTTGTGCGCGACCGCACTTCATCCGGCGACCCTTCGCAAAATCCATCCTAGTCGCTGCCCCTTATCCGCTTGCTTGAACAGCGTTCAGTTTGTTGATGGCGCTGCTGCGAATTTCCGCTTTAATGGATTGATATTCCTGCGTCCACGTTGATTTTTTAGCAAAGGCTATGCCAGCTTCTTTATATTCTGATTCAGCCTTGTTAATTAATGCTTGGTATTGTTTATCGCAAGAAGCCTCTGCAGCAGCAATTTTCCCCAGCAGCTCCCCTTGCAATGCCTTTTCATCCAGCTCCGAGCTTTTATTTATTGCCGCTACGACCTGAGTCATTAATTGATTGGCATTGCTGACGCATTTTTCTTTTAATGCGGATAGCTGTGACTCGTATTTGCTGCCTAGTGCTTTAGTCTTGCTCGGATCAGCCTTTGCCGTACCGGCAGTCGTATCGCCCTTCCCCGTATTCGCCTTCTCACCTGACTGCTTGCCCTCGACCTCCTCGTCTTTCTTGGTCTGCTTTGCTTTTTCCAAAATCGCCTTGCGCTTCGCATCGTCCTTCTCGCCAACCGCTTCAATCGGATAGTTTACATCTACAATCGCCAAGTATTTTCCATATTGCTTCGTAATGGAGCGCAGGGCGTCGATTTCCTCTGTCGTCAGCTTTGCTAGCAGCAAATCGCGTATGGCCTGCTTTTCCTCCGTCGTCAGCTCCTCGTCCGATTGCCCCAGCAAAATATACATTTCTCGGAATGACAATCCTGAGTTTAGCAAAATAGCCGCTACGTCCAGCGCGTCATCGCTTTTGATTGTTTTGCCTGCAATTTGCTCCGCTTTGCCAACCGCACTATTCAGTGAGGACGGCAGCTCAGCCTGATTGCCTGACCCTCCAGAGGCTGGCGCCGCTCCCTCCTGCTCCGCTACTAAGGAGGCACGACGCTGCTGGATATCCTCCAAGCTGATTGAACTGACTTTCCAATAGAAAAAACCAACGGTGCCAATCAGCAAAATAGCAATCGTTGCTGTCGTTATTAAAATCGTTTTCCAAATGCGCTTCTTCATCCTGTATCCATCCTTTCTTACACGAAAAGAGCCCAGCAAAGGTGTGGTCACCTTTATCCAGCATTTGGGTCATCATGCAGCAGATTAAAGCTTGAACAGCTTGCGCTATAGCTTGATCAAACGATGCAGCATGACTGCTGCCACTGCTTCGGCAACAGCCTCCCCGCTGTCTCAAGGTACAGGTGCCGCTGTTTCATCGCCCTCACTTCCCTCTTGCGCTCCCGCTGACTCTGCCCTGCCACTCAAATATTCGCTAAAATTGAAATATGGCGCATTCACAATATATCGGTCAATGCCGCTGCCCGTTTGCAATTTGGAGAAGCTTTCACCGAGCACCTTCCATACCGCTTCACGGCGAGTCAAATAGTTTTGCATCACCTCAACCGGCGGCTTAAAAATGATATAGCCCTGTTCCGCCGTCATATACGGTGTAACGTCGAATGTGTTCTCCTGCTTCCAGGTCGTCTGGAGCAATTGTACCGCTTGGCCTAGCAGCACTTGCTGCTGCTCGGACGTCGACTGCGGCCACTGTGCAAGAATCGTATTCATTTCCTTGTTGTAATCAGCTAGAAGTTCGTCCTCCGGCACTTCAGGCTCTTCCTTGCCGAGCGTCACTTCCTTCTCGAAAAGCACTTTACCAAGCAGGCTTGCCCGCAGTGTCGCTTTCGCAGAAACGACCGAGCCCGGTATCGTCACCACGCCCGACTGCGCAACCTTTACATCCTTGCTGCCTGCTGCTCTGGACCAGACCAGCAGCTCCTTTGGAACCTCACGACCAAAAATCGAGAGCTTATACGTATGCTTTCGACCGTCATGGTCGATTTCAACCGTCTCCTTCGCACCTGAACGCATATATGCAATCATCATGGAGCGAATGGCCGGAACTTCCTTCTTAAGCTGCTCGCGGAAGTTGGTGACCGTATCCACTATGTCTTTTTTCGTAATGCCCAGCTTGGTCAATACAGCACTCACTTTGTAGGTCGAGGTATCGGACAGCACCGTTTCGAGCGCATCGCCCAGCAGCCTCGTCTGCTCGCCCTCGCTCGCCATTAGGAGCAATAGTTCGGTGTTGCTTTTTGCCGAGACCAGCGAGGTCGTTTTTTGCTCCAGTGCATTCATAAACTGCATCGCATCATCGACCGTGAGATGATTTTGCCTGGCGAGTGCTGCTACTGCCTGCAAAGCACCGCTGTAGGCGGGATTTTTGCGAATCGCCTCCAAATTATCAAAAGAAGGGTCATATTGCAGACTTCCCGCCGCTACCATAAAGTCGAAAAGCGGTTGCTGAACGGAGGGGTCTATTTTGCCAGACAGCTTATTCCATATCGGTGCAATCAACTGGCCATTGGCTTCAAAGCTGAGCGTTGCCATTTCGTCACGCAGGTCTCTGACCTCCTGTACGTCAGCCGGATCGCCCATTTGCAAATACTGATGCAGCTCCAGCAGGCGCTTGATAAAATCACTGCTGTAAAAGGAATCAGCAGCACCCGCATGCGCCATCTGAACAAAGCCAAGCTTCTCTAGCACGCCCCGCTCGCTGAGCGGCAATCCAGACAGCGCCGTACCCGCAACAGCTGCCGCCAGGGCAGCCGATGCGATTTTTGTCGTAAGCCTCATTGACGTCCTCACCTCTTCTTTTTTTGATTAAAAACCTAATTAGAAGGCTAGAAGGCTGTTAAAAAGGAACTGCTTTGCGTTCAGGCTGCGTTGGTGATGCGGACTATAAGGCCGCTATTTTCCGATTTTCATCCCTTTAACTGATCTCGCGGACTGTGGAGCCGTTATTCTCCAAAACAGAGGGTACTATCCCGCTTCTCAGAGCAAATAACTGCTTCTCAGTCCGCAAGTATCACCGAAAACGGGGATTTTTCAGAAATAACGGCCTCACTGTCCGATCAAGCTTCAGGCTGACATTGCCGTGTCCCTTTCCGCTTCAGTTTCGGTTTCCGTTTCCGTTTCCGTTTCCGTTTCCGTTTCGGTTTCCGTTTCCCTTGCCGCTTCCCTTTCCGTTGCCTCCTGCCATCCGAGCCATTGCTCATCGAAAGAACCAGATACCTATTAAATCAATTCATGTATTGCAATGTCTTCGATATTCATCATAGGTCTGCCCACCGGATAGTAGGCAAACAGCGTGCCTTCCAGCTGCTCTTTGCTAATCGCATTGCGGCCATCAATGAGAATGGGGCTCGCCATGACGCGCTCCACTTCCTTGAGATTGAGCTTCGTATAGTCCTCCCATTCCGTGAGCAGACAAACAGCGTCGCATTGCTTCGCTGCATCAAGCGCGGAATCGCACCATTCAATAGCTGGGTGATTCAGCAGGGAACGGAAATTTTCGACCGCTATAGGGTCAGTTACATGTGGAATTGCGCCAAGCGCAAGCAGCGACTCAATAATTTCAATCGCGGGCGCTTCTCTTACATCATCGGTTTCCGGCTTAAATGCGAGGCCCCAAATAGCAATGCGTCTGCCATGCATGCTGCCTAGCGCCCGTTTGAGCTTGTCGATAACGCCGTAGCGCTGATGCTGATTGACCTCTACGACCGACTTGAGCAGCTTGAAGTCATATTCGACGTTGCCCGCTATTTGAATGAGCGCCTTCGTATCCTTCGGGAAGCAGGAGCCGCCATAGCCGATGCCGGCGCACAGGAAGGAGGAGCCGATCCGGCGGTCGAGCCCCATGCCGTGGGCAACCTCCGTCACGTCCGCCCCTACCTTTTCGCAAATGTTGGCAATTTCATTGATGAACGATATTTTCGTAGCTAGAAACGCATTGGAGGCGTATTTGATCATCTCGGCGCTGCGAATATCCGTCATAATCAGTTGGTCGGTAAACGGCCTGTGCAGGCTTGTCAGCACGTCTGCTGCACGCGTGCTCTCCGAGCCGATCACGATGCGGTCTGGATTCAACGTATCCTTGACGGCTGAGCCCTCGCGCAGAAACTCAGGAACGGAGGCGATATCGAACGGGTACTCGCTAATCGCTGCCACAATGCCGCGAACGCGTTCGTTCGTGCCGACCGGCACTGTGCTTTTCACAACAACGACCTTATAGCCGTTGAGCGCATAGCCGATTTCACGTGCTACCAGCTCGACGAACCGCATATCTGCCTCGCCATTCGGCAGCGGCGGCGTGCCTACCGCAATAATGACAACCTCCGCCAAAGCCATCGCTTCTGTCAGATCATCGGTGAAGGAGAGGCGTCCTGCCGCTGTATTGCTATCGGCCAGCTCCTTGAGCCCCGGCTCATAAATCGGAATTTCACCGCTGCGGAGGCGCTCGATTTTGCTTGCATCCTTATCGACGCAAATGACATGATTGCCCTTCTCCGCATAACATACGCCTGATACCAATCCTACATATCCCGTTCCTATCACTGTTACGTTCATCAAGCTCCAGCTCCTATCATTTCATTTGAAATATTCTATTATAAAATCGTCTCCATATCGTAGAGCAGCGCCGTACGAATGGCTGCCAGCCTGCGCCTGCAGCGCACCTCGCTCCGTTCCCTCGCTCCGTAATAAAGCCGCAGCGACGTTCCTGCTCCAGTAGGCTGCAATGCGCACCAAGCTCCATCCTCAAAAACATATTTGATCACATTTGCTCCGAGCTCCTGATTGGCGGCTTCCTTGCTGAAGTCCAGCGCCTTCACGCCGTGCTCCTCGGAATCATAAATACTGCGAATCCGCAGCGAGGAAAGCTTCTCCGGCACTTCGCCCCGCAGCTTGCGCATTACATTGCGCAGCCGCTGCGAGCCTTCAAGGCCGGGAAAGGACAGGCTGACATGATCCTCCAAATAAAAGCCATAGGCCTCATAAAGCTTGTACAGCTGATCCCATAATGTCAGGCCGCGGCTTTTATAAAAAGCCGCCATCTCTGTTGTGAGCAGCAGCGTCTGCATGGCATCCTTATCTCTGACGAACGCCTGCGGCAGGCAGCCGCCCGTCTCATCAAAGGCGAAAAAAAACGTTCTCGCCCCGAGCTGCTCTTCTTCCGCTATCCGAGCGGCAATATGACGGAAGCCCGGCGGCGTCTCTACGATATGAAGACCGTAGCGCCTTGCTATCGCTGAGCTAAGCTCCGTCGTTAGCAGCGACTTGTAAAACGCAGCTGGGCAAACCGGCTCATTGGCCCGCTTCTGCGTGCAAAGATATTCGAGCAGCAGACTGCCCAGCTGGTTCGCAGACAGCAGGCGGCACTCGCCGCTTTTGTCCCTTGCCATTGCGCCAAGCTGCTGCGATTCGGGATCGGTCGCCATAATTAGATCCGTCTGCTTCCGCTCGGCCAGCAGCAGCGCCTGCCTGTAACAATCGGGATTGGTAGGATCAGGCTCATCAATGGTCGGGAAAAGCGGGTCGGGCTGAAGCTGCTCCGGCACGCTCTCCACATCGCGATAGCCCATTTGCTTCAGCAGTGCAAGCGGCGTCTGCCCCCCGCCTCCATGCAGCGGCGTATAAATGACGCGCAGCCGCGTGCGTCCAGCTCGAAAGGCAGTCGGGCGAACGATAATGTCCGCAAGCTTGCTGTGGTAAGCCTTGTCCACCTCGGTACCGATGAGTACAAGCAGCCTTTGCCGCACCGCCTCCTCCGCATCCATCAGCGGAATCGCAACCTCCTCCTCGATGCCCTCCATACGCCTTGCTACGGGCTGGTTGTATTCCGGCGTCATAACAGCGCCATCTGAGCTGAACAGCTTGACGCCGTTGTAATCATAAGGATAATGGCCGGCTGTAATCATCAGCCCGGCTGCCGCATGCAGAAAACGGACGGCGAAGGAGAGCTCCGGCGTAGGCCGAGCCTGCTCAAAAAGATAGACCTTCACGCGGTTTTTGGCCAGTACGAGCGCTGCCTGCTCCGCAAACACCCGCGATAAAATTCGACTGTCAAAAGCAATCGCAACACCACGCTGCTTCGCCTCCTCGCCGCCGCTGCGAATTTCCCCAGCAAGCGCAAGCGCGATGCGGCGTACCGTGTAGATATTCATCCGGTTCGTTCCTGCGCCCACCTTCTCCCGCACGCCTTCAGGCCCAAGGTGAAGATGCTTGTAGAAGCGGTCGGTCAAATCGCCAGCTCCAAGCTCCCCGAGCTCTTTTCGAAGGTAAAAGGGCAGCTCTGCTTCCCTCCAGCGCTCGTATCTCCGATCAATCGCATAATCCAGCTGCTCTGCAATAGCATTCATCATCCTATTAGCTCCTTCAAATCATGCAATATTGCATAATGTCATTCCAGTCCGCTTCCAGCCTAACGCTCTCCTCTTCTACAAGCTGCGTTCCTCTCATCACCTCAATCATTTCCATTGG
This window encodes:
- a CDS encoding glycosyltransferase; the protein is MGRKIMFTGGGTAGHVTVNLALIPRFAEAGWQIHYIGSENGIEKQLTAPLEQLTYHGIATGKLRRYLDWQNVKDPFKVIKGVFQAYRLIQQEKPNVIFSKGGFVSVPVVLGAWLNRVPVLIHESDLTPGLANRIAIPFSTGVCTTFPETAQHLPAGKAHYVGAVIRDELRQGIASRGRAYCGLLPVADAADAVDAEASTASGAAGSLQTLGQSSQGQASQGSAAYSAHSAKLVVNISGKSVRAEEPAIEAAKAIAAVEAKGASRVETDEAKPVLLIMGGSLGSRAINKAVRSALSDLTRQFSIVHLCGKGQVEPALETADYKQFEYINEQLPDVLAMSDIILSRAGSNAIFEFLHLRKPMLLIPLTKAQSRGDQLLNAASFKASGFCEVLHEEKVTPATLLATVEDVYQNRAAYIKRMEQEERRDTLSQLFELIISSARK
- a CDS encoding metalloregulator ArsR/SmtB family transcription factor; translated protein: MSKRSSDAAAEPKAEVFQAIADPTRRSLLRLLVDEEMPVTVISSHYEMSRTAVSKHLRILAEAGLVKERKVGRETRYRLDAEPLQQLKRWLTFYELYWENKLGALKRYVEEDGADAFSAPAVVKEPAAKRD
- a CDS encoding SRPBCC domain-containing protein; this translates as MSSEAAKTLPDIRQTLVLKAPIDKVWKAVATSEGIAAWFMPNDFQPEEGYEFQLEAGAFGKSSCKVTVIDPPNRLSFKWGKDWTLSFELKAVGEHTEFTLIHGGWNEGMVTEFGQPHEIVRGHMDKGWTGIQQRLATYVEAQ
- a CDS encoding GlsB/YeaQ/YmgE family stress response membrane protein; amino-acid sequence: MGFLWTLIIGGIIGWLAGIIVGRDVPGGIIGNIIAGFIGAWLGGLIFGELGPVIGGFYFIPALIGAVVLVFILSLILAGRRRRS
- a CDS encoding helix-turn-helix transcriptional regulator, which encodes MFAKRLKQLRKKRKYSMQQLADTVGVAKSTYAGYESGYRQPTLETIQSIAKKLNTTSDYLLGLTDYPDQQEPSNNAKEFFNHEQLHWDGVPLEQEDLELVRMLLERVVRDRTSSGDPSQNPS
- a CDS encoding UDP-glucose/GDP-mannose dehydrogenase family protein, which produces MNVTVIGTGYVGLVSGVCYAEKGNHVICVDKDASKIERLRSGEIPIYEPGLKELADSNTAAGRLSFTDDLTEAMALAEVVIIAVGTPPLPNGEADMRFVELVAREIGYALNGYKVVVVKSTVPVGTNERVRGIVAAISEYPFDIASVPEFLREGSAVKDTLNPDRIVIGSESTRAADVLTSLHRPFTDQLIMTDIRSAEMIKYASNAFLATKISFINEIANICEKVGADVTEVAHGMGLDRRIGSSFLCAGIGYGGSCFPKDTKALIQIAGNVEYDFKLLKSVVEVNQHQRYGVIDKLKRALGSMHGRRIAIWGLAFKPETDDVREAPAIEIIESLLALGAIPHVTDPIAVENFRSLLNHPAIEWCDSALDAAKQCDAVCLLTEWEDYTKLNLKEVERVMASPILIDGRNAISKEQLEGTLFAYYPVGRPMMNIEDIAIHELI
- a CDS encoding phospho-sugar mutase; the protein is MMNAIAEQLDYAIDRRYERWREAELPFYLRKELGELGAGDLTDRFYKHLHLGPEGVREKVGAGTNRMNIYTVRRIALALAGEIRSGGEEAKQRGVAIAFDSRILSRVFAEQAALVLAKNRVKVYLFEQARPTPELSFAVRFLHAAAGLMITAGHYPYDYNGVKLFSSDGAVMTPEYNQPVARRMEGIEEEVAIPLMDAEEAVRQRLLVLIGTEVDKAYHSKLADIIVRPTAFRAGRTRLRVIYTPLHGGGGQTPLALLKQMGYRDVESVPEQLQPDPLFPTIDEPDPTNPDCYRQALLLAERKQTDLIMATDPESQQLGAMARDKSGECRLLSANQLGSLLLEYLCTQKRANEPVCPAAFYKSLLTTELSSAIARRYGLHIVETPPGFRHIAARIAEEEQLGARTFFFAFDETGGCLPQAFVRDKDAMQTLLLTTEMAAFYKSRGLTLWDQLYKLYEAYGFYLEDHVSLSFPGLEGSQRLRNVMRKLRGEVPEKLSSLRIRSIYDSEEHGVKALDFSKEAANQELGANVIKYVFEDGAWCALQPTGAGTSLRLYYGARERSEVRCRRRLAAIRTALLYDMETIL